The DNA region aaaaataaactgctttatcgacgtcaaggctggggaAAAAAAAGAATAGCTGCTccaaaaatagacggcgtcctatctcgcccagcaaaatgaagtcgataaagtagtcggtttcgatgagaaaaagtggaaaacgtggtctaaaaatagtgacgccatccccctatggttCTGGTTCAAAAACCCGTTGTCATTTCGCTGGACGGAAATTATTTACGAGTCAATCAGGAAATTGCGGCCAGCCAGTAAGTGCAGTGCAATCAATTACGGAAGGCTTAAGGTTAATAGGGACAAGCACTGGCTAACGTCTAACGGGAACTGTTTTTCTGAGGAGTgcacggttggcaaaatttcacatagTGTATCAGACTTTcggaaagcagctttttgcttgcGTTATTAATATCTTAATGATTGACCAACAAAATATTGGAGTGAATGGTATAgtgaagttaattttaaaataacaggAAACGAGCTTAGAAAAGCATTGACTTTCTCTTACACTCATGATGACGAATTTTCTTTTactcaacaatttgaaacatttttaaatttttgaaacgaaCTCTTCCTTTTATTATTTACAATCCCCGCATACACGTTTCACTTAAGGCCAACATCGTCCCATTTCCGGCATCATCCTCCTCAAGCAACGCTCAGTTGCGGCTGTTAACCCGGTTCGAGATTCGGTTCGAGATGCGGTTTGGCAGGTTCGGGATGGTGGCGTTCTCCATCGAGGGCATCTCGCTTCCGGCGGGCATCTCCGGCGTGGCGGGCATCTCGGGGGTGGCGGGCATTTCTGGCATCTCCGGAGTCGAGGGCATTTCGGGGGTCGAGGGCATCTCCGGCATCTCCGGCAGCTGGGGAGCGGCGTTGATGGCTGTTCGAATGTTGGAGAATGGTTACTTAGAATGGTAGTTTTGAATGATTTCTACTTACCAGCAATAGCCAAAAGGGCGACAAAAGCTAGTTTGAAGAACATTTTGGTTATGATGTGTTAACTGTACAAGTAACGAATGTGTTTAACAAAACGAAGCATAATGCTTTTATAGGAGGTGATGTGAAGGAATTCATAATGAAACATTATGCAAATTTCGTTGTCACAATTATCAGGCAATTATTATTGTGAGTAATTGAACGAACGAATTGTTCACAGCCATTGAACGATAAGAAAAATGAGTTTACTTTCTATGCTTATATGTTTCGAATTCAGCTCAAAGCCATTATTAACTTTTCGTTGAGACATAAAATTGCTgtcttttattaaaattaaaagtcaACCACTTTCGATTACTTAAGAGACAAATTAATTTCTAACCAATCAGGTTCATCAAGTCATCGCTTccgataaaaatgatgaaaaactaATTTCAGTTTTGTTCTAACAGGttttaaacaaaactgtttttaatgTTCATAATTGTTTTACGATAACATTTTTTCCCACGACATTTCCAGGGAAAAAGTTTGTATAAAAACTCAACAATAACTTTACAGTGACATCAGTTACTCAAACCTAGTTCAGAACAGAACAACCAACAATCTTCAAAATGTTCAAGTTTGCTGCCCTCACTCTCCTCGTGGTTGCCGTTGGTAAGTCTTAAATGTTGAATAAAAACGCAAAATCTTGCCTGATCGCACCCTCTTCCAGCCATCAACGCCGCTCCCCAGCTGCCGGAGATGCCGGAGATGCCCTCGACCCCGGAAATGCCCTCGACTCCGGAGATGCCCTCGACCCCGGAAATGCCCGCCACCCCCGAGATGCC from Culex quinquefasciatus strain JHB chromosome 3, VPISU_Cqui_1.0_pri_paternal, whole genome shotgun sequence includes:
- the LOC119770341 gene encoding pre-mRNA polyadenylation factor FIP1-like, with the translated sequence MFFKLAFVALLAIAAINAAPQLPEMPEMPSTPEMPSTPEMPEMPATPEMPATPEMPAGSEMPSMENATIPNLPNRISNRISNRVNSRN